One region of Balneolaceae bacterium genomic DNA includes:
- a CDS encoding MnhB domain-containing protein, with translation MRSQFNSPIIVLGARFLAPYIMVFGLYVIFHGHYSPGGGFQGGALLAAAILLIRVATGRRVSRLLIKEFATTPLAVIGVLIYFATGFAAMITGGYFLDYGQLPIPGMEPMWLRYTGILIIEVGVGLAVAAILVMIFDNMVKGEDYA, from the coding sequence ATGAGAAGTCAGTTTAACAGCCCCATTATTGTTCTTGGAGCTCGTTTTCTCGCTCCTTACATCATGGTATTCGGGCTTTATGTAATTTTTCACGGACACTACAGTCCCGGCGGTGGTTTCCAGGGCGGTGCATTGTTAGCAGCGGCCATTTTGTTGATACGCGTAGCAACCGGACGCCGGGTTTCTCGATTGCTAATAAAGGAATTTGCAACCACTCCGCTGGCGGTTATAGGGGTCTTAATCTATTTTGCAACTGGATTCGCCGCAATGATCACCGGGGGTTATTTCCTGGATTACGGACAACTGCCTATCCCCGGAATGGAACCGATGTGGCTCAGATATACTGGTATTTTAATTATTGAAGTAGGTGTTGGGTTGGCCGTTGCAGCAATTCTTGTCATGATTTTTGACAATATGGTAAAGGGGGAAGACTATGCTTGA
- the mbhE gene encoding hydrogen gas-evolving membrane-bound hydrogenase subunit E encodes MKYLKAFIMALFAALLIYAASDLPYRGDPGNRMHDQRSMVDSPVAGNYYIQEAYHDAHTPNIVTVVLGDYRSIDTFGEQVVIYTAGIITLLVLRRSRRRFS; translated from the coding sequence TTGAAATACCTGAAAGCTTTTATAATGGCCTTATTTGCTGCTTTGTTAATTTATGCAGCATCCGACCTGCCCTACCGCGGCGATCCCGGCAACCGTATGCATGATCAAAGAAGTATGGTTGATTCTCCTGTTGCCGGCAACTATTACATTCAAGAAGCCTATCATGATGCTCACACTCCAAATATTGTAACCGTTGTTCTGGGCGATTACAGATCAATTGATACGTTTGGCGAACAGGTGGTAATCTATACTGCAGGCATTATTACTCTTCTTGTTTTAAGAAGATCACGAAGGAGGTTTTCATGA
- the rpsF gene encoding 30S ribosomal protein S6 — protein MKKHFYELTYILNPVLDEDKFSEIVSYVNKLIEDNDGDVVDVDEWGVKKLAYDIDKKSTGYYVNMYFKAPGEAIEVVERNMRIHDDIMRYLTLKYDAKMMRHYTLAKKGELPALYEETEEESDEDE, from the coding sequence ATGAAAAAACATTTTTATGAATTGACCTACATCCTGAATCCTGTTCTCGATGAGGATAAGTTTTCAGAGATTGTGAGTTATGTAAATAAACTAATAGAAGACAACGATGGAGATGTCGTTGACGTTGATGAATGGGGAGTAAAGAAGCTTGCCTACGATATTGATAAAAAAAGTACAGGTTACTATGTGAATATGTACTTTAAAGCACCCGGTGAAGCCATTGAAGTGGTTGAACGGAACATGAGAATTCATGATGATATCATGAGATATCTCACTTTGAAGTATGATGCAAAAATGATGCGTCATTACACTCTCGCAAAGAAAGGTGAGTTGCCTGCTTTGTATGAGGAGACAGAAGAAGAATCAGACGAAGACGAATAA
- a CDS encoding cation:proton antiporter subunit C, translated as MLDFLFGHYAYWFTIILLCIGLYGMLFKKNLIKKTIGLAILQAAIILFFVSVASKVDATVPVYDSSIPVEQVANYMNPLPHTLMLTAIVVGVATLGVAFTLLIAIYNRYQTLDEQELIKKIHD; from the coding sequence ATGCTTGATTTCTTATTTGGACATTACGCATACTGGTTTACTATAATTCTACTCTGTATTGGCCTGTATGGAATGCTTTTTAAAAAGAATTTGATTAAAAAAACCATCGGACTGGCAATTCTACAGGCAGCAATAATCTTGTTTTTCGTATCTGTAGCATCAAAGGTGGATGCAACTGTACCTGTTTACGATTCTTCGATTCCAGTTGAACAGGTTGCAAATTATATGAACCCCCTGCCCCATACTCTCATGCTAACGGCTATTGTTGTAGGCGTGGCTACACTTGGAGTGGCATTTACACTTCTGATTGCCATCTACAACCGGTATCAAACATTGGATGAACAGGAACTGATAAAAAAGATCCATGATTGA
- a CDS encoding monovalent cation/H+ antiporter complex subunit F — translation METFFLYSAIILTIIIAIPLVRVLKGPTLFDRLLATNAIATKTIVLICLIGFLYGRIDMFIDITLAYAILGFIGSLVIAKYVISSKAMRD, via the coding sequence ATGGAAACATTTTTTCTTTATAGTGCCATTATTTTAACGATCATTATTGCGATTCCCCTTGTTCGAGTTTTAAAAGGGCCTACTCTGTTTGACCGGCTCCTGGCAACGAATGCCATTGCTACAAAAACGATTGTTTTAATTTGCCTGATCGGGTTTCTATACGGTCGGATCGATATGTTTATTGATATTACCTTAGCCTATGCTATTCTTGGTTTTATCGGCTCGCTGGTGATAGCAAAATATGTTATATCATCAAAAGCAATGAGGGATTAG
- a CDS encoding hydrogenase subunit MbhD domain-containing protein, translated as MIWELELILYLFLVISGVVALEVKDMLVAVVMMSVFSFIMALLFISMGAVDVGFTEAVIGAGVTGILFVVVVYQTTRKSAD; from the coding sequence ATGATTTGGGAATTAGAACTTATACTTTATCTCTTTTTGGTTATTTCCGGTGTGGTAGCTTTAGAAGTAAAAGATATGCTGGTTGCCGTAGTAATGATGTCTGTGTTTAGTTTTATAATGGCACTTCTGTTTATTTCGATGGGAGCAGTTGATGTTGGCTTTACCGAAGCCGTAATTGGTGCCGGAGTGACCGGTATCCTCTTTGTCGTAGTTGTCTATCAAACCACAAGAAAATCAGCAGATTGA
- a CDS encoding monovalent cation/H+ antiporter subunit D family protein yields MIETQLPALIALAFVLFAVLIPVFGLFNRKLSQPLAVVGSGLAATLSLFGFINYLNNGAIRYFFGGWQPPIGIEFVYDGLSSFMVLVINSVALLILIHSKHISKKEYPGKEMPYFTMTMLMMLGFNGMVLTGDLFNFYVFLEISSLASYALISIGEKQAPFSAFRYLIIGTTGGTLYLFGLGFLYTVTGTLNLIDMSAMLPMVADNTAVVAALILMIVGIGVKAALFPMHGWLPDAYTYASSSSTALIAPIGTKVAAYMLFRIVLYLFGVDLMNAVAPLTTVIGVLACLGILYGSIMAIAQTELKRMLAFSSISQIGYIIMGLSLANPFGFAGALLHVVNHAVMKACLFLVSGNLRLKEGHTNITRFDDSFRKKYPWSMASFTVAAISMVGLPPLAGFFSKWYLALGTIDNENWLFLAVILISSLLNAVYFFRILEKVYMKNPDVADQKENIEVTNNEVSASMLTPTMILAISLFVIGFANAAIVGFLMGIFPMQ; encoded by the coding sequence ATGATTGAAACACAACTTCCTGCTCTAATTGCTTTAGCGTTTGTACTGTTTGCAGTACTTATACCGGTTTTTGGTCTCTTTAACCGAAAACTCTCCCAGCCACTTGCCGTAGTTGGTTCAGGTTTGGCAGCTACCTTATCACTTTTCGGCTTCATCAATTATCTGAACAACGGGGCAATACGCTACTTTTTTGGCGGATGGCAACCACCGATTGGCATTGAGTTTGTTTATGATGGCCTCTCCTCTTTTATGGTATTGGTTATCAATTCGGTAGCGTTGTTAATATTGATTCATTCAAAACATATTTCAAAAAAGGAATATCCTGGCAAGGAGATGCCTTATTTTACAATGACCATGCTGATGATGCTCGGCTTCAACGGGATGGTGCTTACCGGTGATCTGTTTAACTTCTATGTATTTCTTGAAATATCGTCACTTGCCAGCTATGCACTGATTTCTATCGGTGAAAAACAGGCGCCATTTTCTGCATTCCGTTATTTGATTATCGGTACTACCGGCGGAACACTCTATCTGTTTGGACTCGGATTTCTTTACACCGTCACTGGCACACTTAATCTAATAGATATGTCTGCAATGCTTCCAATGGTTGCCGACAATACTGCAGTCGTTGCCGCATTAATTTTAATGATTGTTGGAATTGGCGTAAAAGCTGCCCTCTTTCCCATGCACGGCTGGTTACCCGATGCTTATACCTATGCCTCGTCCAGTTCCACGGCACTCATCGCCCCAATTGGCACAAAGGTTGCTGCCTATATGTTATTCAGAATTGTCCTCTATCTCTTTGGGGTTGATCTTATGAATGCCGTTGCACCACTCACTACCGTCATTGGTGTACTGGCATGTCTCGGAATTTTATACGGCTCAATAATGGCCATTGCGCAAACCGAACTGAAGCGGATGCTGGCATTTAGTAGTATCTCACAGATTGGATATATCATCATGGGATTGAGTTTGGCAAATCCATTTGGTTTCGCCGGTGCACTGTTGCATGTAGTTAATCATGCCGTGATGAAAGCGTGTCTATTCCTGGTTTCCGGAAATTTAAGATTGAAAGAAGGTCACACAAACATCACACGTTTCGATGATTCCTTCCGTAAAAAGTACCCCTGGTCGATGGCTTCGTTTACGGTTGCAGCTATCTCCATGGTTGGATTACCACCCCTCGCCGGATTTTTTAGCAAGTGGTACCTCGCACTTGGAACCATCGACAACGAGAATTGGCTCTTTTTAGCTGTGATTCTGATCAGTTCGCTGCTGAATGCGGTTTACTTTTTTAGAATTTTGGAAAAAGTATATATGAAAAATCCTGATGTAGCTGATCAAAAAGAAAATATTGAAGTAACAAACAATGAGGTTTCTGCAAGCATGTTGACTCCAACGATGATTTTAGCAATCAGTCTTTTTGTTATTGGATTCGCAAATGCTGCTATTGTTGGATTTCTGATGGGTATTTTCCCGATGCAATGA
- a CDS encoding NADH-quinone oxidoreductase subunit M, producing MEFLLNLTIYFPLIGVLAFLIFRNDQAIKWTSLIVTCITFLLSLPLLFQFDVANSAIPQYVTEGSPVFTGMDVKYLVGLDGLSLLLFMLTTLMGPIVILSSWNSINKSLAGYYSMLLILQTASLGVFASLDLVVFYVFFELSLIPMYFLIGIWGGSDKIRATIKFFIYTLVGSLIMLVALIYLGYAAGTATGIYEFSADWRFISSPEFTLGLVEQTWLFLAFALAFCIKVPLFPFHTWLPYAHTEAPTAGSVVLAAIMLKLGTYGLVRVCLPVFPNAFAEFAPMMAILAVIGIIYGALVAMVQKDVKKLVAYSSVSHLGFVVLGIFAFNTVAVQGAVIQMINHGLSTGALFLIVGMIYDRAHTRQISDFGGIAKQMPVFTTFFMIATLASIGLPGLNGFVGEFLILNGSFFSELYANKVYAVLAAVGVILAAAYMLWMFQRVMFGPITNEENKKLLDLNRREIGLLIPLVIFMVWIGIRPVDFTKYSENWVESYITMSQEKSVAVLEKADSNNLPDWTNKIYNVEESETKVESFTSKTIK from the coding sequence ATGGAGTTTTTGTTAAATCTTACCATCTACTTTCCTCTGATTGGGGTTCTGGCATTCCTGATATTTCGGAATGATCAAGCCATCAAATGGACCAGTCTTATTGTTACCTGCATTACATTTTTGCTGTCTCTGCCGCTGCTTTTTCAGTTTGATGTTGCTAATTCTGCAATTCCACAATATGTAACAGAAGGTTCCCCTGTTTTCACGGGTATGGATGTAAAATACCTGGTTGGCCTGGATGGATTGAGCCTTCTGCTGTTCATGCTTACAACCTTGATGGGGCCTATTGTCATATTGTCGTCCTGGAACTCCATCAATAAAAGTTTAGCAGGCTATTACTCAATGCTGCTTATTTTGCAAACTGCTTCGCTTGGAGTTTTTGCCTCTCTCGACCTGGTTGTGTTTTATGTATTTTTTGAACTCTCATTGATTCCCATGTACTTCCTGATTGGAATTTGGGGTGGGAGTGATAAAATTCGAGCAACCATTAAATTTTTTATTTACACCCTGGTTGGATCACTCATCATGCTTGTTGCGCTGATCTATCTGGGTTATGCAGCAGGAACTGCAACTGGTATTTACGAATTTTCTGCCGACTGGCGATTTATTTCAAGTCCTGAATTTACACTTGGTCTTGTGGAACAAACCTGGCTATTCCTGGCGTTTGCCCTTGCGTTTTGTATTAAGGTGCCGCTTTTTCCATTTCATACCTGGCTTCCATATGCCCATACAGAAGCCCCGACAGCCGGATCGGTTGTTTTGGCGGCAATTATGCTGAAGTTGGGAACCTACGGACTGGTAAGAGTTTGTTTGCCGGTGTTTCCAAATGCCTTTGCCGAGTTTGCACCAATGATGGCCATTCTTGCTGTAATTGGTATTATTTATGGTGCACTGGTGGCGATGGTTCAGAAAGATGTGAAAAAATTGGTGGCCTACTCATCGGTCAGTCACCTTGGCTTTGTAGTACTCGGTATTTTCGCTTTCAACACGGTAGCTGTACAAGGTGCAGTTATTCAGATGATTAACCATGGACTTTCAACCGGTGCACTCTTCCTTATTGTTGGAATGATCTACGACAGGGCACACACCCGTCAGATCTCCGACTTTGGAGGTATCGCGAAACAGATGCCGGTATTTACCACCTTCTTCATGATTGCAACACTTGCTTCCATCGGTTTGCCCGGTTTAAATGGATTTGTGGGCGAATTCTTAATTTTGAATGGCTCATTCTTCTCAGAACTTTATGCCAATAAAGTGTATGCAGTTCTTGCGGCAGTCGGTGTAATTCTCGCAGCTGCCTATATGTTGTGGATGTTCCAGCGTGTGATGTTTGGTCCTATCACAAATGAAGAGAACAAGAAATTATTGGATCTGAACAGACGGGAGATTGGACTGCTGATTCCTCTTGTCATCTTTATGGTGTGGATAGGAATTCGTCCGGTTGATTTTACGAAGTATTCTGAAAACTGGGTTGAGAGTTATATTACAATGTCCCAGGAGAAGAGTGTGGCTGTGCTTGAAAAAGCAGACAGTAATAATCTTCCCGATTGGACAAACAAAATTTACAATGTTGAAGAGTCAGAGACTAAAGTAGAATCGTTCACTTCAAAAACAATAAAGTGA
- a CDS encoding 4a-hydroxytetrahydrobiopterin dehydratase: MDPLSKQQIKQELEQLDGWTLENDTIKKDFSFPDFKEAISFMVRVGFEAEALVHHPDWSNVYNSVSIRLSTHDAGDKVTEKDIKLAKAIEEIYQ; the protein is encoded by the coding sequence ATGGATCCACTTAGCAAACAACAGATTAAACAGGAATTAGAACAGCTTGATGGCTGGACTTTAGAGAATGATACCATCAAAAAAGATTTCTCATTCCCTGATTTTAAAGAAGCGATCTCTTTTATGGTAAGAGTAGGATTTGAAGCCGAAGCACTGGTTCATCATCCCGATTGGTCGAATGTATACAATAGTGTGTCCATCCGATTGAGTACCCATGATGCCGGTGATAAGGTGACTGAAAAGGATATAAAATTGGCTAAAGCCATCGAAGAAATTTACCAGTAA
- the nuoL gene encoding NADH-quinone oxidoreductase subunit L, with protein sequence MESPTALVSLIIGLPLLGFLINGIIGLSSTAYRSKKTLIGIIANLAVFIPFLCALTLFLNINADSGPAFAHLFTWMEAGSFSVDIAYQVDQLSLIMTLVVTGVGALIHLYSIGYMAHDEGFWKYFSFLNLFIFAMLNLVLADNLLLLFLGWEGVGLCSYLLIGFWYADMSKSDAAKKAFLYNRVGDFAFLVAIFMIFETVGSLNFEVILTSLEAFTGNDIFWIGLLMLIGATGKSAQIPLFVWLPDAMAGPTPVSALIHAATMVTSGIYLITRMSPMYVLSPEVMMIVAVIGALTAIVAATIAITQYDIKGVLAYSTVSQLGFMFLALGSGAFTAAIFHVITHAFFKACLFLGSGSVIHTMEHVEHKLHDKGKDVHFDPQDIRNMGGLRKYMPSTYKTFLIATIAIAGIPPLAGFFSKDEIVMHAFNMGFGEYAGAMYFILWGVATITAFLTAFYMFRLTFTTFHGSFKLPKLIQGAENSEQYLHESPATMTTALWSLAGLSIVGGFIGLPNFVSKTFGGDGHINWLHEWLHTVASDIPLTLSGAAEWTLMIFAIIVAVVSVYIAYKLYGNDQQEESDAWIASKFGPFYQVWKDKYSLDELYEGVVVHPIVKFSDRVLAVFDMKIVDGFVNMIAGIVRISGSLLRYIQTGVASNYALFLILGVILVLTILLF encoded by the coding sequence ATGGAATCACCCACAGCGCTCGTAAGTCTGATTATAGGTTTACCGCTACTCGGTTTTTTAATTAATGGAATTATAGGGCTATCCTCTACTGCGTACCGCAGTAAAAAAACACTGATTGGGATAATAGCCAATCTTGCTGTTTTTATTCCATTTCTATGTGCTCTCACACTCTTTTTAAATATTAATGCCGATTCTGGCCCCGCATTTGCGCACCTGTTTACCTGGATGGAAGCCGGTAGTTTTAGTGTGGATATTGCATACCAGGTTGATCAGCTCTCCTTGATAATGACACTCGTGGTTACAGGGGTGGGTGCACTCATTCATCTCTACTCGATTGGGTATATGGCCCATGATGAAGGGTTTTGGAAGTATTTTTCTTTTCTGAACCTATTCATTTTTGCAATGTTAAATCTTGTACTGGCAGATAATCTTTTGCTGTTATTCCTTGGATGGGAGGGAGTTGGACTTTGTTCTTACCTGTTAATCGGTTTCTGGTATGCCGACATGAGCAAATCCGATGCGGCGAAAAAAGCTTTCTTATATAATAGGGTAGGAGATTTTGCATTCCTTGTAGCTATTTTCATGATTTTTGAAACGGTGGGCAGTCTCAATTTTGAAGTGATACTTACCAGCCTTGAAGCGTTCACCGGGAACGATATTTTCTGGATTGGATTGTTAATGCTGATTGGCGCGACGGGTAAGAGTGCGCAGATTCCATTGTTTGTCTGGCTGCCGGATGCCATGGCCGGTCCAACCCCGGTATCTGCACTAATTCACGCAGCTACTATGGTCACATCTGGTATTTATCTGATTACCCGGATGTCACCCATGTATGTGTTGAGTCCTGAAGTTATGATGATTGTTGCAGTGATTGGTGCATTAACTGCAATTGTTGCAGCTACTATAGCAATTACGCAATATGATATCAAAGGAGTACTTGCATATTCAACAGTATCTCAGCTTGGCTTTATGTTTTTAGCATTGGGTTCAGGCGCATTTACGGCAGCAATATTTCACGTTATAACTCACGCTTTCTTCAAAGCATGTCTCTTCCTTGGCTCCGGTTCTGTAATTCACACAATGGAACATGTAGAGCATAAACTGCACGATAAGGGAAAAGACGTTCATTTTGATCCGCAGGATATTCGAAATATGGGTGGGCTCAGAAAGTATATGCCTTCCACCTATAAAACATTTTTAATTGCAACAATTGCTATTGCAGGCATTCCGCCATTGGCAGGTTTCTTCTCCAAAGACGAAATTGTTATGCACGCCTTTAACATGGGCTTTGGTGAGTATGCCGGAGCAATGTATTTCATTCTTTGGGGGGTAGCAACAATCACTGCATTCCTGACAGCATTTTATATGTTCCGCCTTACTTTCACCACTTTTCATGGCAGTTTTAAATTGCCCAAGCTTATCCAGGGAGCTGAAAATTCTGAACAGTACCTTCATGAAAGCCCGGCTACTATGACCACTGCACTTTGGTCGCTCGCAGGTCTTTCAATTGTAGGTGGATTTATTGGGTTGCCAAACTTCGTTTCAAAAACATTTGGCGGAGACGGTCATATTAACTGGCTGCACGAATGGCTTCACACCGTCGCTTCAGATATTCCACTAACACTTTCCGGTGCTGCGGAGTGGACCCTTATGATATTTGCAATCATTGTTGCAGTCGTATCAGTTTACATTGCTTACAAATTGTATGGCAACGATCAGCAGGAAGAATCCGATGCCTGGATCGCTTCTAAGTTTGGACCGTTCTACCAGGTTTGGAAAGATAAATACAGCCTCGATGAACTTTACGAAGGAGTCGTTGTTCACCCAATAGTTAAATTCTCCGATCGTGTTTTAGCTGTTTTTGATATGAAGATTGTGGATGGATTCGTGAACATGATAGCTGGAATTGTTCGAATTTCCGGAAGTTTATTACGATACATTCAAACCGGTGTTGCCAGCAATTATGCACTGTTCCTGATACTCGGAGTCATTCTTGTTTTAACCATATTATTGTTTTAA
- a CDS encoding Na+/H+ antiporter subunit E codes for MSKFSFFSLTLSFISLMLFWIVMSGFLDAIHITFGVLSVAGVIIFNYQLKKHRFYDDDMDNLDDLRLGRFIIYCFWLIYQIILSGFHVLWVIMRPTMPIETTIVKFRADLPSSHAKMILGNSITLTPGTLTIDIEDDLFTIHALDSSSYAGLQSDEMPRQVLQLFQTEIRQVVKDFEIIKSSEGAAA; via the coding sequence ATGTCAAAATTCTCTTTTTTTAGCCTAACATTGTCGTTTATCTCTCTGATGCTCTTCTGGATTGTTATGAGTGGTTTCCTCGATGCCATTCATATCACGTTTGGCGTACTCTCAGTTGCAGGGGTTATCATCTTTAATTACCAATTGAAAAAGCATCGTTTCTATGATGATGACATGGATAACCTTGACGATCTTCGTTTGGGCAGGTTTATTATCTACTGCTTCTGGTTGATCTATCAAATTATACTTTCGGGCTTTCATGTTTTGTGGGTAATTATGAGGCCTACGATGCCAATTGAAACCACAATTGTGAAATTCAGGGCAGATCTGCCGAGTTCGCATGCTAAAATGATTCTCGGCAACTCCATTACTCTCACTCCCGGAACACTCACCATCGATATTGAAGATGATCTGTTTACAATACACGCTCTTGATTCATCCTCCTATGCCGGCCTTCAAAGTGATGAAATGCCCCGGCAGGTCTTACAGCTATTTCAAACAGAAATACGGCAGGTCGTAAAAGATTTTGAAATTATAAAGAGCAGTGAGGGAGCAGCAGCCTGA
- the mnhG gene encoding monovalent cation/H(+) antiporter subunit G, which translates to MAISNIICIILVVIGILFILMGSIGILRLPDFYSRSHASSKSDTLGIIFVISGLVVYEGFTLSGLKLIFIILFIALANPIGTHALARSAIKRGLQPFFSEDAKNRGKS; encoded by the coding sequence ATGGCCATATCAAACATTATCTGCATAATTTTAGTAGTGATTGGTATTCTATTTATACTGATGGGTAGCATCGGTATACTTCGCCTCCCCGATTTTTATTCCAGGTCTCACGCTTCCAGCAAAAGTGATACACTTGGGATTATATTCGTGATATCCGGATTAGTGGTTTATGAAGGATTTACTTTGAGTGGACTAAAATTAATTTTCATTATTCTTTTTATTGCTCTTGCAAACCCTATTGGCACCCACGCACTGGCACGATCTGCCATAAAAAGAGGGCTGCAACCTTTTTTCAGTGAAGATGCCAAAAACAGAGGTAAATCATGA
- a CDS encoding NADH-quinone oxidoreductase subunit N, giving the protein MNYLLDLQSFLPGIIVAVAGLAAILLEAFKKPQSFAYSVTIGGIAIALLFAIQSLYGEAGTAFSGMIVYGGVGAFGSVVVLLGALFCVAISREYLRDLDLHNGEVYGMILFSTTGMLGLAVSNDLITLFISLETMSICLYVLAGLLKNEKIGAEAALKYFLLGAFSTGFLLYGIALIYGATAATNLTEIAAAAEPTFLFLAGTGLLLVGLFFKIAAVPFHMWTPDVYQGTPTTITAFMATAAKSATFVAFVLVLTRMLPSSELGDWQSVLQVVSILTMIVGNLIALAQDNVKRMLAYSSIAHAGYLMVGLAAGNEAGYAGVLYYLFAYTIMNAGAFGVIAYYERNHGLDFTEIDSYAGLGFKVPVMGVMLSVFLFSLAGIPPMVGFIGKYYVFAAAVQAGLIPLAIIGVLASAASVYYYLRVMVFLYFKEAHKEYSLKTPGFLFKWTLILLAVLTVYYGIEPVLPTSSLMELISSYYTV; this is encoded by the coding sequence ATGAATTATCTTTTAGATTTACAATCATTTTTACCCGGTATTATTGTAGCAGTTGCCGGTTTGGCGGCAATTTTGCTTGAAGCTTTTAAAAAGCCGCAATCCTTTGCATATAGCGTAACTATTGGGGGGATTGCTATTGCGCTGTTATTTGCCATTCAGTCTCTTTACGGCGAGGCAGGTACAGCTTTTTCAGGGATGATTGTATATGGCGGTGTCGGTGCATTTGGTTCTGTTGTAGTACTTCTCGGGGCACTCTTTTGTGTTGCCATTTCCAGGGAATATTTGAGGGATCTGGATCTGCATAATGGCGAAGTTTATGGGATGATTCTTTTTTCAACAACGGGAATGCTGGGGCTTGCTGTCTCAAATGATCTTATTACACTTTTTATCAGCCTGGAAACGATGTCGATCTGCCTCTATGTTCTTGCCGGGCTGCTTAAAAATGAGAAGATAGGAGCTGAAGCAGCTCTGAAATATTTTTTACTGGGTGCGTTTTCAACAGGATTTCTTTTATATGGAATTGCACTCATCTACGGAGCAACAGCTGCAACTAATCTGACGGAGATCGCTGCAGCCGCTGAACCCACATTTCTCTTTCTTGCCGGTACAGGATTACTTCTTGTAGGTTTGTTTTTCAAAATTGCGGCCGTTCCTTTCCACATGTGGACGCCAGACGTTTATCAGGGCACACCGACTACTATTACTGCGTTTATGGCTACAGCGGCAAAATCAGCTACCTTTGTTGCTTTTGTATTAGTTCTCACCAGGATGCTCCCAAGTTCTGAACTTGGAGATTGGCAATCGGTACTGCAGGTGGTTTCCATTCTTACGATGATTGTTGGAAACTTAATTGCACTCGCGCAGGATAATGTGAAGCGGATGCTCGCTTACTCAAGTATAGCACATGCGGGTTATCTTATGGTTGGACTTGCCGCCGGAAATGAAGCCGGATACGCCGGAGTACTCTATTATCTGTTTGCTTACACAATAATGAATGCTGGTGCTTTTGGTGTGATTGCCTATTACGAGCGAAACCACGGTTTAGATTTCACCGAAATTGACAGTTATGCAGGCCTTGGTTTTAAAGTTCCGGTTATGGGAGTCATGCTCTCCGTTTTCCTCTTCTCCCTGGCAGGTATTCCGCCAATGGTTGGATTTATCGGTAAATACTATGTGTTTGCAGCCGCGGTTCAGGCCGGGTTGATTCCCCTTGCTATTATCGGTGTATTGGCCAGTGCAGCAAGTGTTTACTACTATTTAAGAGTCATGGTCTTTCTTTACTTCAAAGAAGCTCACAAAGAGTATTCACTTAAAACGCCTGGTTTCCTTTTTAAATGGACACTCATTTTGTTAGCTGTACTCACAGTGTACTATGGAATTGAGCCGGTTCTTCCAACTTCAAGCCTGATGGAACTTATCTCTTCCTACTATACAGTTTAG
- the rpsR gene encoding 30S ribosomal protein S18 has product MINNPSHPKKGHLKSKDCKFTKAGIEYIDYKQTDILERFINDQGKILPRRVTGTSARHQRQLSTAVKRARFLALIPYVSENMR; this is encoded by the coding sequence ATGATTAACAATCCATCGCATCCGAAGAAAGGACATTTAAAAAGTAAGGACTGCAAATTTACAAAAGCAGGAATTGAGTATATCGATTACAAACAAACCGATATTCTTGAAAGATTTATCAACGATCAGGGTAAAATTCTGCCTCGTCGTGTTACAGGAACAAGTGCAAGACATCAGCGACAACTTTCAACGGCTGTAAAACGAGCCAGGTTTTTAGCGCTGATACCGTACGTAAGTGAAAACATGAGATAG